In endosymbiont of unidentified scaly snail isolate Monju, the following are encoded in one genomic region:
- a CDS encoding NAD-dependent epimerase, protein MRVLITGSAGFIGNQLALRLLERGDEVIGVDALDDYYDVSLKEARLRRTLAYPGFTDVRARIEDREAMAETFAKYRPDRVVNLAAQAGVRYSIENPAAYIDSNLVGFGNILEGCRQCEVEHLVYASSSSVYGSNTRMPFSVHDNVNHPVSLYAASKKANELMAHTYSHLYGIPTTGLRFFTVYGPWGRPDMALFLFTRKILAGEPIPVFNYGKHRRDFTYIDDIVEGVIRVLDRPAPPNPDWDSDHPDNASSRAPWRLYNIGNNRPVELMHYIQTLEKCLGREAEKELLPLQPGDVPDTYADVDDLVREFGYKPDTSVEEGVARFVEWYRDYYQV, encoded by the coding sequence ATGCGTGTATTGATCACCGGCAGCGCCGGTTTCATCGGCAACCAACTCGCCCTGCGCCTGCTCGAGCGCGGTGACGAGGTCATCGGCGTGGATGCCCTGGACGACTACTACGACGTCTCGCTCAAGGAGGCGCGCCTGCGCCGCACCCTGGCCTATCCCGGCTTCACCGACGTGCGCGCACGCATCGAGGACCGCGAAGCCATGGCCGAGACCTTCGCGAAGTATCGCCCCGACCGGGTGGTCAACCTCGCCGCCCAGGCCGGGGTGCGCTATTCCATCGAGAACCCGGCGGCCTACATCGACAGCAACCTGGTCGGCTTCGGCAACATCCTCGAAGGTTGCCGCCAGTGCGAAGTGGAACACCTGGTGTATGCCTCATCCAGCTCGGTATACGGCTCGAACACGCGCATGCCCTTCTCGGTACACGACAACGTCAACCACCCGGTCAGCCTGTATGCGGCGAGCAAGAAGGCCAACGAACTGATGGCCCATACCTACAGCCATCTGTATGGCATCCCCACCACCGGCCTGCGCTTCTTCACCGTCTATGGCCCCTGGGGGCGGCCCGACATGGCGCTGTTCCTGTTCACGCGCAAGATCCTCGCCGGCGAACCCATCCCGGTGTTCAACTACGGCAAGCACCGGCGTGATTTCACCTATATCGACGACATCGTCGAGGGCGTCATCCGCGTGCTCGACCGCCCGGCTCCGCCCAACCCCGACTGGGATTCCGACCACCCCGACAACGCCAGCAGCCGCGCCCCCTGGCGGCTGTACAACATCGGCAACAACCGGCCAGTGGAGTTGATGCACTACATCCAGACACTGGAGAAATGCCTGGGCCGCGAGGCCGAAAAGGAACTGCTGCCGCTGCAACCCGGCGACGTGCCCGACACCTATGCCGACGTGGACGATCTGGTACGCGAATTCGGCTACAAGCCCGACACCAGCGTGGAGGAAGGCGTGGCGCGCTTTGTCGAGTGGTACAGGGATTACTATCAGGTCTGA
- a CDS encoding homoserine dehydrogenase, giving the protein MKPVKVGLLGLGTVGGGTLNVLVRNAAEIARRAGREIVVSHAAAREYDPSALEGLDRVQVSDDAFSVVREPEVDIVVELIGGYSPARELVLEAIANGKHVVTANKALIALHGNEIFAAAQEKGVTVAFEAAVAGGIPIIKALREGLAANHIEWIAGIINGTGNFILTEMRDKGRDFADVLAEAQALGYAEADPTFDVEGIDAAHKLTILASLAFGIPLQFDRCFTEGISRIEPQDVTWAEELGYRIKHLGVARKTAEGVELRVHPTLIPERRLIANVDGVMNAVLVKGDAVGPTLYYGAGAGSLPTASAVVADIIDVTRTLTTDPENRVPHLAFQPDELSDLPVLPIEQIETAYYLRMTAQDRPGVVAAVAGILGDAGISIEAMHQKEPAEGETEVPVVMLTRRVREAQMNDAIARIEALDAITGPVTRIRVETLS; this is encoded by the coding sequence GTGAAACCCGTCAAGGTGGGACTGCTGGGACTGGGGACCGTCGGTGGCGGCACCCTCAACGTGCTGGTGCGCAACGCTGCCGAGATCGCGCGTCGCGCCGGTCGCGAGATCGTGGTCAGCCATGCCGCGGCGCGGGAATACGATCCCTCGGCGCTGGAAGGGCTGGATCGTGTGCAGGTGAGCGACGATGCCTTCTCGGTGGTGCGCGAGCCCGAGGTGGATATCGTGGTCGAGCTGATCGGTGGCTACTCGCCGGCGCGCGAGCTGGTGCTCGAGGCGATCGCCAACGGCAAGCACGTGGTCACCGCCAACAAGGCGCTGATCGCCCTGCACGGCAACGAGATCTTCGCCGCTGCCCAGGAGAAGGGCGTGACCGTGGCCTTCGAGGCGGCGGTGGCCGGCGGTATCCCCATCATCAAGGCGCTGCGCGAGGGGCTGGCGGCCAACCACATCGAGTGGATCGCCGGCATCATCAACGGCACCGGCAACTTCATTCTCACCGAGATGCGCGACAAGGGCCGCGACTTCGCCGACGTGCTCGCCGAGGCGCAGGCCCTGGGCTATGCCGAGGCCGATCCCACCTTCGATGTCGAAGGCATTGACGCGGCGCACAAGCTCACCATCCTCGCCTCGCTGGCCTTTGGTATCCCGCTGCAGTTCGACCGCTGCTTCACCGAGGGCATCTCGCGCATCGAGCCGCAGGACGTGACCTGGGCCGAGGAACTGGGCTATCGCATCAAGCACCTGGGGGTGGCCCGCAAGACCGCCGAGGGCGTGGAGCTGCGGGTGCATCCCACCCTGATCCCCGAGCGGCGGCTGATCGCCAACGTCGACGGCGTGATGAACGCGGTGCTGGTCAAGGGCGACGCCGTGGGGCCGACCCTGTATTACGGTGCGGGCGCGGGCTCGCTGCCTACCGCCTCGGCGGTGGTGGCCGACATCATCGACGTCACCCGCACGCTGACCACCGACCCGGAGAACCGGGTGCCGCACCTGGCCTTCCAGCCCGACGAGCTGTCCGACCTGCCGGTGTTGCCCATCGAGCAGATCGAGACCGCCTATTACCTGCGCATGACCGCGCAGGACCGCCCCGGCGTGGTTGCGGCGGTGGCCGGCATCCTCGGCGATGCCGGTATCAGCATCGAGGCCATGCACCAGAAGGAGCCTGCCGAGGGTGAGACCGAGGTGCCGGTGGTGATGCTCACCCGCCGTGTGCGCGAGGCGCAGATGAACGACGCCATTGCGCGCATCGAGGCGCTCGACGCCATCACCGGGCCGGTCACCCGCATCCGGGTCGAAACCCTGAGTTGA
- the ligA gene encoding NAD-dependent DNA ligase LigA, with product MSDDIRQRIEALRREIDYHNYRYYVLDDPEIPDAEYDRLMRELQALEAEHPELVTPDSPTQRVGAKPLSAFAEVRHAVPMLSLDNAFSDQELDDFDRRVRERLGMQRVDYSAEPKFDGLAISLRYERGVLVQGATRGDGHVGEDVTQNVRTIRAVPLRLIGEGWPEVLEVRGEIVMPKSGFEALNRRQLERGEKPFANPRNAAAGSLRQLGSRVTAERPLTFFAYGVGEVVGHPMRETHSGNMALLRDWGLPIPRELESCAGIDACHAYYRRMLERRPELDYDIDGVVYKVDRLDWQQALGFVARAPRWAIARKFPAEEALTVVEDVDFQVGRTGALTPVARLKPVFVGGVTVSNATLHNMDEVECKDIWVGDTVIVRRAGDVIPEVVRSLPERRPAGARRVVLPAQCPVCGSAAIRPEGEAIARCSGGLFCPAQRKEAIKHFASRKAMDIEGLGDKLVEQLVDRGLVETPADLYQLTREQLIGLERMGEKSADNLLAALARSRETTLGRFLFALGILGIGETMAGVLAQTLGSLEAIRSLTLSDLVEIRPSQARALHAALEAAGLAPDTPTARAPPPQGLKWCRPVHLALLAERFPTLGELLDAGPEALANTPSVRIEGVGEVLAEKIVTFFRQPHNNEVIDALLEAGVHWPDPAGERAAEQPLAGLTFVLTGKLGRPRDHYKQRLLALGAKVSGSVSKKTDYVVAGEDPGSKLDKAQSLGVSVIDEARLLALLGEPAEG from the coding sequence TTGAGCGACGACATCCGCCAGCGCATCGAGGCCCTGCGCCGCGAGATCGACTACCACAACTACCGTTACTACGTGCTCGACGATCCCGAGATCCCGGATGCCGAGTACGACCGCCTGATGCGCGAGCTGCAGGCGCTGGAGGCCGAACACCCGGAACTGGTCACTCCCGATTCGCCGACTCAGCGGGTGGGCGCGAAGCCCCTGTCGGCCTTCGCCGAGGTGCGCCACGCGGTACCCATGCTGTCGCTGGACAACGCGTTCAGCGACCAGGAGCTCGACGACTTCGACCGCCGGGTGCGCGAGCGCCTGGGGATGCAGCGCGTCGATTACTCGGCCGAACCCAAGTTCGATGGCCTGGCGATCAGCCTGCGCTACGAGCGGGGCGTGCTGGTGCAGGGCGCGACCCGTGGCGACGGCCACGTCGGCGAGGACGTGACCCAGAACGTGCGCACCATCCGCGCCGTGCCACTGCGCCTGATCGGCGAAGGCTGGCCCGAGGTGCTCGAGGTGCGCGGCGAGATCGTGATGCCCAAGAGCGGTTTCGAGGCGCTCAACCGGCGTCAGCTCGAGCGTGGCGAGAAGCCCTTCGCCAACCCGCGTAATGCGGCTGCCGGCAGCCTGCGCCAGCTCGGTTCCCGGGTCACTGCCGAGCGGCCGCTGACCTTCTTTGCCTACGGAGTCGGCGAGGTGGTCGGTCATCCCATGCGCGAGACCCACAGCGGCAATATGGCCCTGCTGCGCGACTGGGGGCTGCCCATCCCGCGCGAGCTCGAATCATGTGCGGGCATCGATGCCTGCCATGCCTACTATCGGCGCATGCTCGAGCGGCGGCCCGAACTGGACTACGACATCGACGGCGTGGTCTACAAGGTCGACCGCCTCGACTGGCAGCAGGCGCTGGGTTTCGTGGCGCGTGCGCCGCGCTGGGCCATCGCGCGCAAGTTTCCTGCCGAGGAGGCGCTCACCGTGGTCGAGGACGTGGACTTCCAGGTCGGGCGCACCGGCGCGCTCACGCCGGTCGCGCGACTCAAGCCGGTATTCGTCGGCGGGGTCACGGTGAGCAACGCCACCCTGCACAACATGGACGAGGTCGAATGCAAGGACATCTGGGTTGGTGACACTGTCATCGTGCGTCGCGCCGGCGATGTCATCCCCGAGGTGGTGCGCAGTCTGCCCGAACGCCGGCCTGCCGGTGCTCGCCGCGTGGTGCTGCCCGCGCAGTGCCCGGTCTGCGGCTCGGCGGCGATCCGTCCCGAGGGCGAGGCCATTGCGCGTTGTTCCGGCGGCCTGTTCTGCCCGGCGCAGCGCAAGGAGGCGATCAAGCACTTCGCCTCGCGCAAGGCCATGGACATCGAGGGCCTGGGCGACAAGCTGGTCGAACAACTGGTGGATCGCGGCCTGGTCGAGACCCCGGCCGATCTCTACCAGCTCACCCGTGAACAACTGATCGGCCTGGAGCGCATGGGCGAGAAGTCGGCCGACAACCTGCTGGCCGCGCTTGCGCGTTCCCGGGAGACCACCCTGGGCCGTTTCCTGTTCGCCCTGGGTATCCTCGGCATCGGCGAGACCATGGCCGGGGTGCTGGCGCAGACATTGGGATCGCTGGAGGCGATCCGCTCGCTGACCCTGAGCGACCTGGTCGAGATCCGCCCCAGCCAGGCCAGGGCCCTGCATGCGGCCCTGGAAGCTGCCGGGCTGGCGCCGGATACCCCGACCGCCCGGGCGCCGCCGCCACAGGGCTTGAAGTGGTGCCGGCCGGTGCATCTGGCACTGCTCGCCGAGCGTTTCCCGACGCTGGGCGAGCTGCTCGATGCCGGGCCCGAGGCACTGGCCAACACGCCTTCGGTACGCATCGAGGGGGTGGGCGAGGTGCTGGCCGAGAAGATCGTCACCTTCTTCCGCCAGCCACACAACAACGAGGTCATCGACGCCCTGCTCGAAGCGGGGGTGCACTGGCCCGACCCCGCCGGCGAACGCGCTGCCGAACAGCCGCTGGCCGGACTCACCTTCGTGCTCACCGGCAAGCTGGGTCGTCCCCGAGACCACTACAAGCAACGCCTGCTGGCGCTGGGTGCGAAGGTCTCCGGCAGCGTGTCGAAAAAGACCGACTATGTCGTCGCCGGCGAAGACCCCGGCAGCAAGCTCGACAAGGCGCAATCTCTCGGCGTGAGTGTGATCGACGAGGCGCGGTTGCTGGCGTTGCTGGGCGAGCCGGCGGAAGGATGA
- a CDS encoding FGGY-family carbohydrate kinase, with the protein MTPLFLGIDLGTSGVRACVIDAAGTVHAQSAVPLPPSTHPCTGCSEQRPDDWWQAVLEVVDALPADCRRALAGIAVDGTSGTLLLVDRDGEPLGPAWMYDDRRARAQAERLAAIAPPQAAVHNPSSALAKLLLRLEDGAGQAAHALHQADWIAHRLGAPLGLSDENNSLKLGYDPVTRRWPDWLTQTGVPARLLPRVVPVGQAIGDLTPALRDRWGCERPVRLLAGTTDSNAATLATGIRDIGEASTALGSTLVLKVLSTRPVFAPEYGVYSHRLGDRWLVGGASNSGGAVLRQFFDEDTLSTLSERIDPQTDSGLDYYPLPAPGERFPVNDPARLPRIAPRPADDVRFLHGLLEGIARIEREGYRRLHELGAPWPSRVLTSGGGAVNATWRAIRERLLGVPVVTADCTEAACGTARLAAGLLGSGA; encoded by the coding sequence GTGACCCCCCTGTTCCTCGGCATCGACCTGGGCACCTCCGGGGTACGCGCCTGCGTGATCGATGCCGCCGGCACGGTGCACGCACAGTCCGCCGTCCCCCTGCCGCCGTCCACCCACCCCTGCACAGGCTGTTCCGAACAACGCCCGGACGACTGGTGGCAGGCGGTGCTGGAGGTGGTGGACGCCCTCCCCGCCGACTGCCGCCGCGCGCTGGCGGGCATCGCCGTGGACGGCACCTCCGGCACCCTGCTGCTGGTCGATCGGGACGGCGAACCGCTGGGGCCGGCCTGGATGTATGACGACCGCCGCGCCCGTGCGCAAGCCGAGCGGCTGGCAGCAATCGCCCCGCCACAGGCGGCAGTGCACAACCCCAGCTCGGCCCTGGCCAAGCTGCTGCTCCGACTCGAAGACGGTGCCGGGCAGGCCGCCCATGCGCTGCACCAGGCCGACTGGATCGCTCACCGCCTGGGCGCCCCCCTCGGCCTGAGCGACGAAAACAACAGCCTCAAGCTCGGTTACGACCCGGTGACACGGCGCTGGCCGGACTGGCTGACACAAACCGGCGTGCCGGCACGCCTGCTGCCCCGGGTGGTCCCGGTGGGTCAGGCCATCGGCGACCTCACCCCGGCACTGCGCGATCGCTGGGGCTGCGAACGGCCGGTGCGCCTGCTCGCCGGCACCACCGACAGCAATGCCGCCACCCTGGCCACCGGCATCCGCGACATCGGCGAGGCCAGTACCGCGCTGGGCTCCACCCTGGTTCTCAAGGTGCTCTCCACGCGACCGGTATTCGCCCCGGAATACGGCGTCTACAGCCACCGCCTGGGCGATCGCTGGCTGGTCGGCGGCGCCTCCAACAGTGGCGGCGCGGTGCTGCGGCAGTTCTTCGACGAGGACACCCTGTCCACTCTGAGTGAACGCATCGACCCGCAGACCGACAGCGGCCTGGACTACTATCCCCTGCCGGCGCCGGGCGAGCGCTTTCCTGTCAACGACCCGGCAAGGCTGCCGCGCATCGCCCCTCGTCCCGCCGACGACGTGCGCTTTCTGCACGGCCTGCTCGAAGGCATCGCGCGCATCGAGCGCGAAGGCTACCGCCGCCTGCATGAACTGGGCGCGCCCTGGCCGAGCCGGGTACTCACCAGTGGCGGCGGGGCGGTCAACGCGACCTGGCGCGCCATCCGCGAGCGTCTGCTGGGCGTACCGGTGGTGACAGCGGACTGCACCGAGGCCGCCTGCGGCACTGCGCGCCTCGCCGCCGGTCTGCTAGGATCGGGCGCCTGA
- a CDS encoding DUF2853 family protein produces the protein MADYLADVKRYDANADAAVVDKIVKHLGIALRSSRDAALVSCSDKSELDRVREKWAMKKLGVDADTADKVIGEVCEQMKGDRQKERVTFYYLVAQKLDKLSDL, from the coding sequence ATGGCCGATTACCTCGCCGATGTTAAACGCTACGATGCCAACGCCGATGCCGCCGTGGTGGACAAGATCGTCAAGCACCTGGGTATTGCCCTGCGCAGCAGCCGCGACGCCGCACTGGTCTCATGCTCCGACAAGTCCGAGCTGGACCGTGTGCGCGAAAAGTGGGCCATGAAAAAGCTGGGCGTCGATGCCGACACCGCCGACAAGGTCATTGGCGAGGTGTGCGAGCAGATGAAGGGCGACCGGCAGAAAGAGCGCGTCACCTTCTACTACCTGGTCGCACAGAAACTGGACAAGCTCAGCGACCTCTGA
- a CDS encoding cell division protein ZipA: MDATTLRLILLGMGVLLVVGIYLWDRYQRRQWRPRQARRRQRRTAVEPSLGEPVVRERWEDTDPDNETQLSMDLAFNAEAESDYLHIDPALLDEVPRLILQIVVMSKGEPFTLEQVRQAAKSTDMRYGAMNIFHRENDRGQVLFSLANVLEPGTFPKKADPDFSTPGLVLFTQLPGVQDGMAIYSDMLFTAERLVALLDGELRDEARNPLTRQAIEHTRDRILEHRRKIQLLRSRH; the protein is encoded by the coding sequence ATGGACGCGACGACGCTGCGCCTGATCCTGCTCGGCATGGGCGTGCTGCTGGTGGTGGGCATCTACCTCTGGGATCGCTACCAGCGACGCCAGTGGCGGCCACGGCAGGCACGCCGGCGCCAGCGACGGACTGCGGTGGAGCCCTCGCTCGGCGAGCCGGTGGTGCGCGAGCGTTGGGAGGACACCGATCCCGACAACGAGACCCAGCTCTCGATGGACCTGGCGTTCAATGCCGAGGCGGAGAGCGATTACCTGCACATCGACCCCGCGCTGCTCGACGAGGTGCCGCGCCTGATCCTGCAGATCGTGGTGATGAGCAAGGGCGAGCCTTTCACCCTCGAACAGGTGCGCCAGGCCGCGAAATCGACCGACATGCGCTACGGCGCCATGAACATCTTCCACCGCGAGAACGACCGCGGTCAGGTGCTGTTCAGCCTGGCCAATGTGCTCGAGCCCGGCACCTTCCCGAAGAAGGCGGACCCGGATTTCTCCACCCCCGGCCTGGTGCTGTTCACCCAGTTGCCCGGCGTGCAGGACGGCATGGCCATCTACAGCGACATGCTGTTCACCGCCGAGCGCCTGGTGGCCCTGCTCGATGGCGAGCTGCGCGACGAGGCGCGCAACCCGCTCACCCGCCAGGCCATCGAGCACACACGTGACCGGATACTGGAACACCGCCGCAAGATTCAGCTGCTCCGGAGCCGACATTGA
- the queF gene encoding preQ(1) synthase gives MPSSPSKDLETFDNPQPERDYTIRIRVPEFTCLCPKTGQPDFAELHIEYVPDRLCVELKSLKLYVWSFRDEGAFHEAVTNRILDDLVAATRPRFMRLTADFNVRGGIYTTVVAEYRDPAWAAPEPVRLP, from the coding sequence ATGCCCTCATCGCCCAGCAAGGATCTCGAAACCTTCGACAACCCGCAGCCCGAACGCGACTACACCATCCGCATCCGGGTACCGGAATTCACCTGCCTGTGCCCCAAAACCGGGCAACCGGACTTTGCCGAACTGCACATCGAGTACGTCCCCGACCGGCTGTGCGTGGAACTCAAATCGCTCAAGCTCTACGTCTGGTCATTCCGCGACGAGGGCGCCTTCCACGAGGCGGTGACCAACCGCATCCTCGACGATCTGGTGGCCGCGACCCGGCCGCGCTTCATGCGCCTGACCGCCGACTTCAACGTGCGCGGCGGCATCTACACCACGGTGGTGGCCGAGTATCGCGACCCGGCCTGGGCCGCCCCGGAGCCGGTGCGCCTGCCCTGA
- the smc gene encoding chromosome segregation protein SMC encodes MRLEKIKLAGFKSFVDPTTVHFPSNLVGIVGPNGCGKSNVIDAVRWVMGESSAKMLRGESMADVIFNGSSTRKPVGMASIELIFDNSDGSAGGQYAQYAQISVKRQVSRDGQSQYFLNGVRCRRRDITDLFLGTGLGPRSYSIIEQGMISRIIEARPEELRVYLEEAAGISKYKERRRETENRIRHTRENLERLDDVREEVQKQLCHLERQAATAEKYKTLKDEERRVRAELLALRLSSMQDDVAQRDRRINELETALEAAIARQREVEAEIEQQREAHGGANEHFNEVQGRFYAIGSEIARLEEAIQYAREARRQQELDLQQAERALAEARELGQQDQSRLQQLAEELERDRPRLEEARMAEEAAREQLAAAEEAMAAWQAEWDRFNEQVNEPAQQAQVERTRINHFEQQEQQLRRRIERNQEEQRRLSDIELEAEIRELLRREEEAEAALAEAREQTEQAREDIEQARGEIQQRQDTLDRLRSELQSLQGRLASLQALQQAARGEDDEALNDWLSRQGLEGARRLLEGIEVEGRWQQAVEVALGQHLQAVLVDDLASHAGDVEALLAAGARLFETREGQAAARPGTLASVVRGPAGLIGILNGIYLADDLEQALTRRDELGESESLITPEGVLVGNGWLAAARGNEAERGVLAREREIRELSEREQELAPRIEELERLLAEARERLRQAERAREEAQARQDAGARALADIKALLSGKQARAEQIRQRLGGLEEEAAELQQQLQEGAEQIEAARERLHAALARVDELDRRRESLQAERERLRQRLEEARQAANARHAEVHELALRIESIRSTEDSLRSGIDRVHSQVAQLEQRVAELREALEQSKAPMGEQQIQLETQLQERVAVEARLAEARKALEGIDHRLRELEQSRHGVEQQVQETRIALDQARMARQEIVVRAGTLREQLGETGFELAALLEEMPEGASVQAWQARAEQLTTRIQRLGPINLAAIDEFREQSERMEYLDRQHEDVTKSLETLEEAIRKIDRETRTRFKETFDKVDTGFKELFPKLFGGGHAYLELTGDDLLDTGVTVMARPPGKRNSSIHLLSGGEKALTAVALVFSIFRLNPAPFCMLDEVDAPLDDANVGRYSQLVKEMSEHVQFIFITHNKVTMEIANQLMGVTMHEPGVSRLVSVDVEEAASLAAV; translated from the coding sequence ATGCGACTGGAAAAGATAAAACTCGCGGGATTCAAGTCCTTCGTCGATCCCACCACGGTGCATTTCCCGAGCAACCTGGTGGGCATCGTGGGTCCCAACGGCTGTGGAAAATCCAACGTGATCGACGCCGTTCGCTGGGTGATGGGCGAGAGTTCGGCGAAGATGCTGCGTGGCGAGTCGATGGCGGATGTCATCTTCAACGGCTCGTCCACGCGCAAGCCGGTGGGCATGGCGAGCATCGAGCTGATCTTCGACAACAGCGATGGCAGCGCTGGTGGTCAGTACGCCCAGTATGCGCAGATCTCGGTCAAGCGCCAGGTCTCGCGCGACGGCCAGTCGCAATACTTCCTGAACGGTGTGCGCTGTCGCCGGCGTGACATCACCGACCTGTTCCTGGGCACCGGCCTGGGGCCGCGAAGCTATTCCATCATCGAGCAGGGCATGATCTCGCGCATCATCGAGGCCCGGCCCGAAGAGTTGCGGGTCTATCTCGAGGAGGCGGCGGGTATCTCCAAGTACAAGGAACGCCGGCGCGAGACCGAGAACCGCATTCGCCATACCCGCGAGAACCTGGAACGCCTGGACGATGTGCGCGAAGAGGTGCAGAAGCAGTTGTGTCACCTCGAGCGCCAGGCAGCCACTGCCGAGAAGTACAAGACCCTCAAGGACGAAGAGCGTCGGGTGCGCGCCGAGTTGCTGGCCTTGCGCCTGTCGTCGATGCAAGACGACGTGGCGCAACGTGACCGCCGCATCAACGAGCTGGAGACCGCACTGGAGGCAGCGATCGCGCGCCAGCGCGAGGTCGAGGCCGAGATCGAGCAGCAGCGCGAGGCGCATGGCGGGGCCAACGAGCACTTCAACGAGGTGCAGGGCCGTTTCTATGCCATCGGCTCGGAGATCGCGCGCCTGGAGGAGGCCATCCAGTATGCTCGCGAGGCGCGTCGCCAGCAGGAGCTCGATCTGCAACAGGCCGAGCGCGCGCTGGCCGAGGCGCGTGAACTGGGACAGCAGGACCAGAGCCGCCTGCAACAGCTCGCCGAGGAACTGGAGCGCGACCGCCCGCGCCTGGAGGAGGCGCGCATGGCCGAGGAGGCCGCGCGCGAGCAGCTGGCGGCCGCCGAGGAGGCGATGGCGGCCTGGCAGGCCGAGTGGGACCGCTTCAACGAACAGGTCAACGAGCCGGCGCAGCAGGCGCAGGTCGAGCGCACCCGCATCAATCACTTCGAGCAGCAGGAACAGCAGTTGCGGCGGCGCATCGAGCGCAACCAGGAAGAGCAGCGCCGCCTGTCCGATATCGAGCTGGAGGCCGAGATTCGCGAGCTGTTGCGTCGCGAGGAAGAGGCCGAGGCGGCACTGGCCGAGGCGCGCGAACAGACCGAGCAGGCGCGCGAGGACATCGAGCAGGCGCGTGGTGAGATCCAGCAGCGCCAGGACACGCTCGACCGCCTGCGTTCGGAGTTGCAGTCGCTCCAGGGGCGGCTGGCCTCCCTGCAGGCGCTGCAACAGGCGGCACGCGGCGAGGACGATGAGGCGCTCAACGACTGGCTCTCACGGCAGGGGCTGGAAGGCGCGCGCCGCCTGCTCGAGGGCATCGAGGTCGAGGGCCGCTGGCAGCAGGCGGTGGAGGTGGCCCTGGGGCAGCACTTGCAGGCCGTGCTGGTGGATGACCTGGCGTCTCATGCCGGCGATGTCGAGGCCCTGCTGGCTGCCGGCGCACGACTGTTCGAGACCCGCGAAGGCCAGGCCGCTGCACGGCCGGGGACGCTCGCCTCGGTGGTGCGCGGTCCGGCGGGGCTGATCGGCATCCTCAATGGGATCTACCTGGCCGACGATCTGGAGCAGGCCCTGACGCGTCGCGACGAGCTGGGCGAGAGCGAGTCCTTGATCACCCCCGAAGGCGTGCTGGTGGGCAATGGCTGGCTGGCCGCGGCGCGGGGCAACGAGGCCGAGCGGGGCGTGCTGGCGCGCGAGCGCGAGATCCGCGAGCTCAGTGAACGCGAACAGGAGCTGGCGCCGCGCATCGAGGAGCTGGAGCGCCTGCTGGCCGAGGCGCGCGAGCGCCTGCGCCAGGCGGAGCGGGCGCGCGAGGAGGCACAGGCGCGGCAGGATGCCGGCGCGCGCGCCCTGGCCGACATCAAGGCCCTGCTCTCGGGCAAGCAGGCGCGTGCCGAGCAGATTCGCCAGCGCCTGGGCGGTCTGGAAGAGGAAGCCGCCGAGCTGCAGCAGCAGTTGCAAGAAGGTGCGGAACAGATCGAGGCGGCGCGCGAGCGCCTGCACGCGGCACTGGCGCGGGTGGACGAACTGGACCGTCGGCGCGAATCGCTGCAGGCCGAACGCGAACGCCTGCGCCAGCGCCTCGAAGAGGCACGCCAGGCCGCGAACGCACGGCATGCCGAGGTGCACGAACTGGCCTTGCGCATCGAGTCCATCCGCAGCACCGAGGACTCGCTGAGGTCCGGCATCGACCGGGTGCATTCGCAGGTCGCGCAGCTCGAGCAGCGGGTGGCCGAGCTGCGCGAGGCGCTGGAGCAGAGCAAGGCGCCGATGGGCGAGCAGCAGATCCAGCTCGAGACCCAGTTGCAGGAGCGCGTCGCCGTGGAGGCCCGGCTGGCCGAGGCGCGCAAGGCCCTGGAAGGCATCGATCATCGGCTGCGCGAGCTGGAACAATCGCGTCACGGCGTGGAGCAGCAGGTGCAGGAGACGCGTATCGCCCTCGATCAGGCACGCATGGCCCGCCAGGAGATCGTGGTGCGTGCCGGTACCCTGCGCGAGCAGCTGGGCGAGACTGGATTCGAACTCGCGGCGTTGCTCGAGGAGATGCCCGAAGGCGCCAGTGTGCAGGCCTGGCAGGCGCGTGCCGAGCAACTGACCACGCGCATCCAGCGTCTGGGGCCGATCAACCTGGCGGCCATCGACGAATTCCGTGAGCAGAGCGAGCGCATGGAATACCTGGACCGCCAGCATGAGGACGTGACCAAGTCGCTGGAGACGCTCGAAGAGGCCATCCGCAAGATCGATCGCGAGACCCGAACCCGTTTCAAGGAGACCTTCGACAAGGTCGATACCGGCTTCAAGGAGCTGTTCCCCAAGCTGTTCGGTGGCGGCCATGCCTACCTGGAGCTGACCGGGGACGATCTGCTGGATACCGGGGTGACGGTGATGGCGCGCCCGCCGGGCAAGCGCAATTCCTCCATTCACCTGCTGTCTGGCGGCGAGAAGGCGCTGACCGCGGTGGCGCTGGTGTTCTCCATCTTCCGCCTCAATCCGGCCCCCTTCTGCATGCTCGACGAGGTGGATGCGCCGCTGGATGACGCCAACGTGGGTCGTTATTCGCAACTGGTCAAGGAGATGTCCGAGCACGTGCAATTCATCTTCATCACCCACAACAAGGTGACCATGGAGATTGCCAACCAGCTGATGGGCGTGACCATGCACGAACCGGGAGTCTCCCGACTGGTCTCGGTGGACGTGGAAGAGGCTGCCTCGCTGGCGGCGGTGTGA